In Pseudobacter ginsenosidimutans, the following are encoded in one genomic region:
- a CDS encoding FecR family protein, with translation MAHQPSIEELLIKQLQQPLNAAEEEILNQWLEASSENRELYNSFQNKELLESKLDELQQFDENAAWNKMVASGKWTPADKKKVVRLFRQPWHYAAAAVLFLAIGSGVYFLVAKTDTQPVAVVENTEILPGKNQAILTIGDSVINLSDQKSGIVTAGNAIVYNDGEKIAETNKMITLSTPRGGQFQAVLPDGSKLWLNAASSVEFPSKFSSKDRTVKVSGEVYFEVAQNQQSPFMVKAGNTSVQVLGTSFNINAYDDERVVRTTLVNGSVRVSPLESNSGNVILKPGQQAVSSNNGEITGVFSPELANILAWKNGFFSFEKADIETVMRQLERWYDIKVEYRGAIPTVKLNGDLDRQIPLSDVLKYLSRLNIKFEREGRTITILP, from the coding sequence ATGGCGCATCAACCATCGATAGAAGAATTACTGATAAAGCAATTACAGCAGCCCCTCAACGCCGCTGAGGAGGAGATATTGAATCAATGGCTGGAAGCATCCTCAGAGAACAGGGAGCTGTACAACAGTTTTCAAAACAAGGAATTACTGGAATCAAAGCTGGATGAGTTGCAGCAGTTTGATGAAAATGCAGCCTGGAACAAAATGGTGGCCTCCGGTAAATGGACGCCTGCGGATAAAAAGAAAGTGGTGCGCTTATTCCGTCAACCCTGGCATTATGCAGCTGCAGCTGTATTGTTCCTGGCAATTGGTTCAGGTGTGTATTTTCTTGTTGCAAAAACGGACACACAACCTGTGGCAGTTGTGGAGAATACGGAGATCCTGCCCGGAAAGAACCAGGCCATTCTTACTATCGGTGATTCCGTGATCAATCTCAGTGATCAGAAATCAGGCATCGTTACCGCAGGCAATGCCATCGTCTATAATGATGGAGAAAAGATCGCGGAAACAAATAAGATGATCACACTCTCCACACCACGTGGAGGACAGTTCCAGGCAGTACTTCCTGATGGATCGAAACTATGGTTGAATGCTGCTTCATCCGTTGAGTTCCCCTCGAAGTTCAGCAGTAAGGATCGGACAGTTAAAGTTTCGGGTGAAGTGTATTTTGAAGTGGCGCAGAACCAGCAGTCGCCATTTATGGTAAAGGCCGGCAATACAAGCGTACAGGTACTGGGCACCAGTTTCAATATCAATGCTTATGATGATGAAAGGGTAGTAAGGACCACACTGGTCAACGGAAGCGTACGTGTGTCGCCGTTAGAGTCCAACAGCGGTAATGTAATATTGAAACCGGGCCAGCAGGCTGTTTCATCAAACAATGGCGAGATCACCGGAGTATTCAGTCCTGAGCTGGCGAATATCCTGGCCTGGAAGAATGGCTTCTTCAGTTTCGAGAAAGCGGACATTGAAACAGTGATGAGACAACTGGAAAGATGGTACGATATCAAGGTAGAATACCGCGGTGCTATACCCACAGTAAAACTGAATGGAGATCTCGACAGACAGATCCCGTTATCAGATGTACTCAAGTATCTTTCCCGCTTGAATATAAAGTTCGAAAGAGAAGGCAGGACCATTACAATTCTGCCGTAA
- a CDS encoding RNA polymerase sigma factor, which translates to MLLEKEIIEAFIQGENAAFEQVYKTYFKRLAYFANKLIGDPEQAEDITTESLLKLWDRRRQFDNPSHIKSWLYLTVRNACINHLQETERHNRSHQEIGYLSNINEEDHDRHRIDAELINEIYQQLQTLPEQCAQVFELIYFKGKTTSEAAELLNTSTKNVLNQKLKAIKLLKALLLKRGLMLLL; encoded by the coding sequence ATGTTATTGGAAAAGGAAATCATAGAAGCCTTCATACAGGGCGAGAACGCGGCTTTTGAACAGGTGTACAAAACTTACTTCAAAAGGCTCGCTTATTTCGCCAACAAGCTGATCGGTGACCCGGAACAGGCGGAAGATATTACCACAGAGTCCCTGCTCAAATTGTGGGACCGCCGCCGGCAGTTCGATAATCCCTCTCATATCAAATCCTGGCTTTACCTGACGGTCCGCAATGCCTGCATCAATCACCTGCAGGAAACCGAAAGGCACAATCGTTCGCACCAGGAGATCGGTTATCTCTCCAATATTAATGAAGAAGATCATGACCGCCATCGCATCGATGCCGAACTGATCAACGAAATATACCAGCAATTACAAACCTTACCTGAACAATGCGCTCAGGTTTTTGAGCTGATCTACTTCAAGGGGAAGACTACCAGCGAAGCTGCAGAGCTGCTCAACACCAGCACCAAGAATGTGCTGAATCAAAAACTGAAAGCCATCAAACTATTGAAAGCGCTGCTCCTTAAGCGCGGATTGATGCTCTTATTATAA
- a CDS encoding agmatinase family protein, which translates to MTDLSHFDPNGASNPNNNIFGLPTNEEDARLVILPVPWEVTVSYNAGTARAADHIFKASMQVDLFDADCKQAWKEGFFMRSPDRKVLLKSDYLRKEAELYIDYTSKGELVEKNSFMCKSLKEINEGAVYLNNWVYEQTRTLLQQGKLVALLGGDHSTPLGYFKAIAEKHNDFGILQIDAHCDLRKGYENFTYSHASIMYNALKEIPPLSKLVQVGVRDYCEEEWDFVRANTSRVTTYFDKDIKERLFEGETWKKIADEIVDKLPSQVYVSFDIDGLDPKLCPNTGTPVPGGFEAAHVFYLLKRVMQSGRTIIGFDLVETGVGDNEWDANVSARILWKLCNLLVASNS; encoded by the coding sequence ATGACAGACCTATCGCATTTCGATCCCAATGGGGCGAGTAATCCGAACAACAATATATTTGGTTTACCCACCAATGAAGAGGATGCCAGACTGGTGATCCTGCCGGTTCCCTGGGAAGTGACAGTAAGTTACAACGCAGGCACTGCCAGGGCCGCTGATCATATCTTCAAGGCCAGCATGCAGGTTGACCTCTTCGATGCAGACTGCAAGCAGGCCTGGAAAGAGGGATTCTTTATGCGGAGCCCAGACAGGAAAGTACTGCTGAAAAGCGACTATCTCCGCAAGGAAGCCGAGCTCTACATCGACTATACCAGTAAAGGTGAACTGGTGGAAAAGAACAGCTTCATGTGCAAATCCCTCAAAGAGATCAATGAAGGCGCAGTTTACCTCAACAACTGGGTATACGAACAAACCCGCACCCTGCTCCAGCAAGGCAAACTGGTAGCCCTGCTCGGCGGCGACCACAGCACGCCACTCGGCTATTTCAAAGCCATCGCTGAAAAACACAATGATTTCGGAATTCTCCAGATAGATGCGCACTGCGACCTCCGCAAAGGCTACGAGAACTTCACCTACAGCCATGCCAGCATCATGTACAACGCTCTGAAGGAGATCCCGCCCCTCAGCAAACTGGTACAGGTAGGCGTTCGAGACTACTGTGAAGAAGAATGGGACTTCGTTCGCGCCAATACCAGCCGCGTAACCACTTACTTCGACAAAGACATCAAAGAAAGATTATTCGAAGGCGAAACCTGGAAGAAGATCGCAGATGAGATCGTAGACAAACTGCCCTCACAGGTATACGTTAGTTTCGATATAGACGGACTGGATCCCAAACTCTGCCCCAATACCGGCACACCGGTTCCCGGCGGATTTGAAGCTGCCCATGTTTTCTATCTCCTGAAAAGGGTGATGCAGAGCGGCCGCACCATTATCGGTTTCGATCTTGTTGAAACCGGAGTGGGTGATAATGAATGGGACGCCAATGTTAGTGCCCGTATTTTGTGGAAGTTATGTAATTTGCTGGTGGCAAGCAATTCATAA
- a CDS encoding radical SAM protein — MAALQESPYLLYSDGKGNIFEDISLYAVGRAGWDAFPIPVEDWIPLPEGGTLYELPGRRGIGIDVKTGEMRLCELGWATAAFIPPAHTGLYLAAYETGHDAPTLPLFCYTAAAWHNDKFYVPAVRIEQDIRQECGGFDDVKIQGGVAEFLKAYPHNRLVKHLAENCCLTYNCPAARNYFMGRWECPIPSSPACNANCIGCISFQPSDEEIVSTQDRLTFKPSAEEIVEFTVPHLESAPYPIVSFGQGCEGEPLLMWETIRRSIIEMRKHTQKGSININTNGSKPDAVKALCEAGLNSIRVSTNSARKHIYEAYYRPNNYQFEDIIESLKVVRSFGGWTSINYFVFPGMTDSVEEYEALRKLIIDTGLNMIQWRNFNIDPDWYLGKIGFHGEVEMIGVKQMQELIREEFPDLKFGYFNPPMERIRGDYEADFAH, encoded by the coding sequence ATGGCTGCATTACAAGAGAGTCCGTATTTATTGTATTCCGATGGAAAGGGAAATATCTTCGAAGACATATCCCTTTACGCAGTAGGCCGTGCAGGATGGGACGCATTTCCCATTCCCGTGGAAGACTGGATCCCACTGCCCGAAGGAGGCACCCTGTACGAACTGCCCGGCCGCCGGGGAATCGGCATCGATGTAAAAACCGGCGAAATGAGATTGTGTGAACTGGGATGGGCTACCGCTGCTTTCATTCCTCCGGCTCATACCGGACTTTACCTGGCCGCGTATGAGACTGGTCATGATGCCCCCACTCTTCCGCTCTTTTGTTATACTGCCGCCGCCTGGCACAATGATAAATTCTATGTACCCGCCGTTCGCATCGAACAGGATATCCGCCAGGAATGTGGCGGCTTCGATGATGTGAAGATCCAGGGCGGCGTTGCCGAATTCCTCAAAGCTTATCCGCATAACAGGCTGGTGAAACACCTGGCGGAGAATTGTTGTCTCACGTATAACTGCCCTGCCGCCAGAAATTATTTTATGGGAAGATGGGAATGTCCGATCCCAAGTTCTCCGGCCTGTAACGCCAATTGCATCGGTTGCATCTCCTTCCAGCCAAGCGATGAAGAGATCGTGAGCACACAGGACCGTCTTACTTTCAAACCATCCGCAGAAGAGATCGTGGAGTTCACTGTTCCGCACCTGGAAAGCGCTCCCTACCCTATCGTGAGCTTCGGACAAGGTTGCGAAGGTGAACCGCTGCTGATGTGGGAAACCATCCGCCGCTCCATCATTGAGATGCGCAAGCATACACAGAAAGGTTCTATCAATATCAATACCAACGGTTCTAAACCGGATGCAGTTAAAGCATTATGCGAAGCAGGGCTCAACTCCATCCGTGTAAGCACCAACTCTGCACGCAAACATATTTACGAAGCTTATTACCGCCCCAATAATTACCAGTTCGAAGACATTATCGAAAGTTTGAAAGTGGTGCGCTCCTTCGGCGGCTGGACCAGCATCAACTACTTTGTATTCCCGGGTATGACAGACTCCGTGGAAGAATATGAAGCGCTGCGCAAACTGATCATCGATACCGGACTGAATATGATCCAATGGAGGAATTTCAATATCGATCCGGATTGGTACCTGGGCAAGATCGGATTCCATGGCGAAGTGGAAATGATCGGCGTAAAACAGATGCAGGAGTTGATCCGTGAGGAATTCCCCGATCTGAAATTCGGTTATTTCAATCCACCGATGGAAAGGATCAGGGGAGATTATGAAGCTGATTTCGCACACTAA
- a CDS encoding sulfite exporter TauE/SafE family protein, whose protein sequence is MIALCIVAFLAGFVDAIVGGGGLIQTPAALVLLPQYPVATVIGTLKIPAFSGTSVAAYQYAKKVKLNYPMLALMAGIAFCAAFCGSRLLTMVSNSFMKPLLLCVLVVVAIYTYTNKKFGSHTAREHSEKEQWWYAALISLVLGFYDGFIGPGTGSFLVLAFIGILGFDFLQSSANAKFVNLSTNLGSIVFFLLSGKIIFAVAIPMAICNMIGGWCGAKLALLKGNTFIRVFFLIVVCATILRFAYDIFFK, encoded by the coding sequence ATGATCGCGCTTTGTATTGTAGCTTTTCTGGCAGGATTTGTTGACGCAATTGTAGGTGGCGGAGGTTTGATACAAACACCCGCCGCTTTAGTGTTGTTGCCGCAGTACCCCGTAGCAACGGTGATCGGTACACTAAAAATACCCGCCTTCAGTGGCACATCCGTGGCAGCCTATCAATACGCAAAAAAAGTAAAGCTTAACTATCCCATGCTGGCATTGATGGCCGGCATCGCTTTTTGTGCCGCCTTCTGTGGCTCCAGATTACTGACGATGGTAAGCAACAGTTTCATGAAGCCATTACTCTTGTGCGTGCTGGTGGTGGTAGCCATCTACACCTATACCAATAAAAAATTCGGATCACATACTGCCAGAGAGCATTCTGAAAAAGAGCAATGGTGGTATGCTGCGCTCATCAGTCTTGTGCTTGGATTTTATGATGGTTTCATCGGACCGGGCACAGGCAGCTTTCTCGTGCTGGCCTTTATCGGCATACTTGGTTTTGATTTTCTGCAATCCAGCGCCAACGCGAAGTTCGTGAACCTCAGTACCAACCTGGGCTCTATCGTTTTCTTTTTATTAAGTGGAAAGATCATCTTTGCAGTTGCCATTCCCATGGCCATCTGCAATATGATCGGTGGCTGGTGCGGCGCAAAACTGGCATTGCTCAAAGGCAATACTTTCATCAGGGTCTTCTTCCTCATTGTTGTATGCGCTACCATTCTTCGCTTTGCATATGACATCTTTTTCAAATAG
- a CDS encoding type 1 glutamine amidotransferase family protein yields MTENFESKKNMQAGTYTAIICGALLLIFLFVRWSLPPIPEPPVEEGIEVNLGSSDQGFGDDQPFEPGSPAPAEQASYTPPPPTPTPDAPDKEVEADDAPSDPVEVKKPEVTKPEVKKVPEKATVKTPPVKKPVEAPPAPTPPKPKATMRGVGGTGTGGNEADSYKKGGNQGVAGGTGDQGRPGGNPNSDNYTGGGRGNGVTISKGLQGRRITGLPSFKDDFNENATVYVDIRVDENGKVISATFQPRGSTTSEAQYKSIAIQKAQQVKFSPGDGESVGTLKFNFRVQN; encoded by the coding sequence ATGACAGAAAATTTTGAATCGAAGAAGAACATGCAGGCGGGCACTTACACTGCCATCATTTGTGGCGCCCTGTTACTGATCTTCCTGTTTGTACGATGGTCACTACCACCGATCCCCGAACCTCCTGTTGAAGAAGGTATCGAAGTGAATCTCGGCAGCAGCGACCAGGGCTTTGGCGACGACCAGCCCTTCGAGCCCGGCTCTCCTGCGCCGGCAGAACAGGCCAGCTACACACCTCCTCCTCCCACACCCACTCCCGATGCACCAGATAAAGAAGTGGAAGCAGATGATGCTCCCAGTGATCCTGTGGAAGTGAAGAAGCCGGAGGTAACCAAACCAGAGGTGAAGAAAGTTCCCGAGAAAGCAACAGTGAAAACACCTCCCGTAAAGAAACCTGTTGAAGCGCCTCCTGCTCCCACACCTCCCAAACCGAAAGCAACCATGCGTGGCGTTGGCGGCACAGGCACCGGTGGTAACGAAGCAGACAGTTACAAGAAAGGCGGCAACCAGGGCGTTGCAGGCGGAACCGGCGATCAGGGAAGACCCGGCGGCAATCCCAACTCCGATAATTATACTGGCGGCGGCAGAGGCAATGGAGTAACCATCTCCAAAGGATTACAGGGAAGAAGGATCACAGGACTGCCTTCTTTCAAAGATGATTTCAATGAAAATGCCACAGTGTATGTAGATATCCGTGTAGATGAAAATGGTAAAGTAATTTCTGCCACTTTTCAGCCAAGAGGTTCCACTACTTCTGAAGCACAATACAAAAGCATCGCCATTCAAAAAGCACAACAGGTAAAATTCAGTCCTGGTGATGGCGAATCAGTTGGAACGCTCAAATTCAATTTCAGGGTTCAAAACTAA